The proteins below come from a single Sander lucioperca isolate FBNREF2018 chromosome 20, SLUC_FBN_1.2, whole genome shotgun sequence genomic window:
- the ntf3 gene encoding neurotrophin-3, producing the protein MVTFITILQVNLVMSILLYVMVLVYLYGIQATNMDSSRQGQQQQPSPDPLNSLIIQLLQADLTRGKTRGNQSQQGRSRDTEPHEMLPPLLSANFPLEEQGDAEQWGTGARSDSVADQQVMLLNSDLLRQHKRYNSPRVLLSDRLPLQPPPLYLADDYVSGGLDGAAGNKTRKKRYAEHKSYRGEYSVCDSESQWVTDKTQAVDTRGDPVTVLGKIKTSATQEIKQYFYETRCRTPRPFKGGCRGIDDKNWNSQCKTTQTYVRALTQVRNSVGWRWIRIDTSCVCALSRKRHRT; encoded by the coding sequence ATCTTACAGGTGAATCTAGTGATGTCCATCCTGCTGTATGTGATGGTCCTCGTGTACCTCTATGGTATCCAGGCAACCAACATGGACAGCAGTCGCCAGGGGCAACAGCAGCAGCCGAGTCCCGACCCCTTAAACTCCCTTATCATACAGCTGCTTCAGGCTGACCTGACGAGGGGGAAGACCAGGGGGAACCAGAGCCAACAGGGGAGAAGCAGGGACACTGAGCCCCACGAAATGCTGCCCCCTCTGCTCagtgcaaactttcccttagaGGAGCAGGGCGATGCGGAGCAGTGGGGCACAGGCGCTCGCAGCGACAGTGTAGCCGACCAGCAGGTGATGCTATTGAACTCGGACCTTCTCAGGCAGCACAAGCGGTACAACTCCCCTCGGGTGCTGCTGAGCGACCGGCTACCACTGCAGCCGCCGCCGCTGTACCTCGCGGACGATTACGTAAGCGGCGGATTGGACGGTGCAGCAGGAAACAAGACACGAAAGAAGCGTTACGCTGAGCACAAGAGCTATCGCGGGGAATATTCTGTGTGCGACAGCGAGAGCCAGTGGGTGACGGATAAAACCCAAGCAGTGGACACCAGGGGGGACCCGGTCACAGTTCTGGGCAAAATTAAAACCAGTGCCACACAGGAGATCAAACAGTACTTTTATGAGACACGCTGTCGGACCCCCAGGCCCTTCAAAGGTGGCTGCAGGGGCATCGATGACAAGAACTGGAACTCGCAGTGCAAGACGACGCAGACGTACGTTCGAGCACTGACGCAGGTTCGCAATTCAGTGGGCTGGAGATGGATACGCATAGACACTTCCTGCGTCTGCGCGTTGTCAAGAAAACGTCATAGGACGTGA